Part of the Halopenitus persicus genome is shown below.
TCCCGCAGCTCTACGAGAACCAGGAGTACATCGAGCAGAAGCTCGAGGAGCAGGAGCGCGAGGAGATATTCCGCCTGAAGAAGATCAAGGCGAAAAAGGAGGACGAGGAGGCCGACGCCGAGGCCGCGGCGGAAGCCGAGGCCGTTTCCGCGGACTGAGTCGTCGAATTTCGCTCCTGGTCGCGTCCATCCGTTGTCTTCGCGTCCGCGTTCGATCCCTTTTATCCCCGCTCACGGCCACCGATCTCCCATGTCCTGTCCCGATTGTGGAGGTGACCTCGTCGGGCTGCGCGTTCCCGCCGACCTGCGTGATCACGCCGGGTCGGAGACGATCGCGGTCTGTCGCGACTGTCTTCGGGTGCATCCGCTCGCGGTCGATGCTGCCGAAGCCGATGCTGCCGAAGCCGATGCTGCCGAAGCCGATGCTGCCGAAGCCGATGCTGCCGAGGTCGGTACCCCGGCGGACGTGGCCGAGGCCGTTCCCGATGGCGAGGGCGGCGTGGCGTTCCTGCTCGCTTGCGGGAAGCTCGGATCGCTGGCTCTCAACCGGTCTGCGATCGTCGAGCTGTTCGAGGACGCCGAGCACGCGGGCGTCGACGTCTACCTGACGCTCGACCGGCTAGCGGAAACGGTTCCGAACCCCCACTTCGACGTATCGAGACGGCTCGAACAGGTTGACGAGTTTCTCTAGACGCCCGTGGAGTAGCGGAGGAGGCCGGCGATCCCGCCGAAGGCGTCGAGGAGCTGCTCGCCCTTCTCGAAGTCGGTCGAGATGAACTTGGTCTCGGTGCCGCGCTGTTCGGCGATCGCCATCAGGTGCTCGATGACGTCCTCGCGCTCCTCGACCGCCGCCTCCTCGCCGCACTCGGCACACTCGTGGTCCGGCGTCGAGTGGCGGCTGTCGACCACCTCGTATTCCTCGTGGCCGTTGGGACACTCGTAGACGATGACGTCCGACCGGAGGTCCTCCGAGAGCAGCAGGCGGTCGACCGATCCCATGATCAGGTTCCGGCGGGTCTGCTCGAAGCCGTAGGTCGCCTTCTCGCCGGTGTGGAGGTTCTCGAAGAACTCCTCCATCTGGTTTTTGTCGTCGACGATCGCCTGGTCGGCCAGCGCCTCCTGGCCGGCGTCGACGAGGTCATAGAGGCCGGACTCGTCGGTGTAGGAGACGTCGAACTTGCCGAGGACCGTGTCCTGCAGCTCGTGGTGGAGGTAGTCGCCGTCGAGGAACTCGTCCTTCGTCGGGGAGGGGCCGCCGACGAGGATGCCGTCCAGCTCGTGTCGCTTCGGGACGAAGAGGTCGTTCGCCATCTCCGCGACCTCCTGATAGAAGTTGTCGATCGCCTCCAGCCGCAGGCGGGCGAACCGCTGTGCGGACTGGCCACCCTTCCGCTGCTTGCCCGGCACCAGCGAGGAGGCGGACTTGACCGGCTCGACGCGTTTCCCCTTCAGCCAACCGACGTTGGCCTCCCGACGGTCGAGCACGATGAGCCCGAACAGCCCCTTGTCCGCGAGCATGTGCTCGAGCGGCTCGGTGAGGAAATCCGAGTCGCAGTGGTAGCGGAACGACTCGATCGGATTCGGGGGCGACTCGAGCGTCTTCGTGACCATCTCCGTTCGGCCGCCGCCGGAGTCGACGGCCCCGGAGAAGATGACCATCCCGTTCTCGGGCGGGAAGGTGTCGTAATACCGGAGGCGGTCCTTGATGCTGGTCAGGGCGTCCTGGACGTTCGTCCGGGTCTGTTTGGACTTGATGTTGGACGCCTCGCTGTGTTCCTGGGTCACGTGGGCGACGACGTCGGCGATCTGTTTGTCCTCGGGGATGTAGATCGTGACGAGCTGGGTGCCGGAGCCCTCGTAGTCCTGGAGCTCCTCGATGACCTTGCGGAACTCGTATTTCCGCCGGTCCTCGGTCGTCCCCTCCGTCTCGGTACTCATTGGGTAGGTATCGCTGCGCTGGCGGTAAGTATGCTTTGACCTGCCCGCTCGTGGGTGCGGGT
Proteins encoded:
- a CDS encoding DUF6276 family protein, coding for MSCPDCGGDLVGLRVPADLRDHAGSETIAVCRDCLRVHPLAVDAAEADAAEADAAEADAAEADAAEVGTPADVAEAVPDGEGGVAFLLACGKLGSLALNRSAIVELFEDAEHAGVDVYLTLDRLAETVPNPHFDVSRRLEQVDEFL
- the prf1 gene encoding peptide chain release factor aRF-1, whose translation is MSTETEGTTEDRRKYEFRKVIEELQDYEGSGTQLVTIYIPEDKQIADVVAHVTQEHSEASNIKSKQTRTNVQDALTSIKDRLRYYDTFPPENGMVIFSGAVDSGGGRTEMVTKTLESPPNPIESFRYHCDSDFLTEPLEHMLADKGLFGLIVLDRREANVGWLKGKRVEPVKSASSLVPGKQRKGGQSAQRFARLRLEAIDNFYQEVAEMANDLFVPKRHELDGILVGGPSPTKDEFLDGDYLHHELQDTVLGKFDVSYTDESGLYDLVDAGQEALADQAIVDDKNQMEEFFENLHTGEKATYGFEQTRRNLIMGSVDRLLLSEDLRSDVIVYECPNGHEEYEVVDSRHSTPDHECAECGEEAAVEEREDVIEHLMAIAEQRGTETKFISTDFEKGEQLLDAFGGIAGLLRYSTGV